One Mya arenaria isolate MELC-2E11 chromosome 7, ASM2691426v1 genomic window carries:
- the LOC128239886 gene encoding uncharacterized protein LOC128239886, producing MLFGGAVVLLALGFHAIHADEPKCLSRFDYDEKMLLKLLRIEKKLEHIELFIQDMKSVELENLKQTDQQLQMEMNVLQDNMATTAEHSNQTETLLNDNISITNASMSLLQTQTKTLLKDCQDNISMMNASMGLLQKQMNAERGPIISFLVTDPKYESDILIFSSELLNNGNAFTPETGEFLAPLSGLYYFSFNLLAPSSNTRTYCRLFKNRYILDLYAYPDGTTSSFDSASMSAFITLKKGDVFHVGRCGGAPSVSFDRSTTLTGALIKVDYV from the exons atgttgtttggCGGTGCAGTGGTGTTGCTTGCGTTAGGATTCCATGCTATACATGCCGATGAACCAAAGTGTTTATCTAGATTTGATTATGACGAAAAAATGCTACTGAAATTGCTTCGCATAGAAAAGAAACTTGAACATATTGAACTATTTATCCAAGATATGAAATCAGTCGagcttgaaaatttaaaacaaacggATCAGCAGCTTCAAATGGAGATGAACGTTTTGCAAGATAACATGGCAACCACAGCAGAACATAGTAACCAGACGGAGACCCTTTTAAATGACAACATTTCGATAACTAACGCATCGATGAGTTTGCTACAAACGCAGACGAAGACTCTTTTAAAAGACTGTCAGGAtaacatttcaatgatgaatGCATCTATGGGCTTATTACAGAAGCAAATGAATGCGGAGAGAG gtCCTATTATCTCCTTTTTGGTAACGGATCCAAAATACGAGTCAGACATACTTATTTTTAGCAGTGAACTGTTAAACAACGGAAATGCTTTTACACCTGAGACTGGCGAGTTTTTGGCACCACTTTCGGGCCTCTACTATTTCAGCTTCAATCTGTTGGCACCGTCATCAAACACACGTACATATTGTCGTTTGTTCAAGAATCGTTACATTCTTGATTTATATGCATACCCAGACGGCACAACTTCTTCCTTCGATAGTGCAAGCATGTCGGCGTTTATCACCCTTAAAAAGGGGGATGTTTTTCATGTTGGGCGTTGCGGGGGAGCTCCAAGTGTATCATTCGATAGAAGTACAACATTGACTGGCGCCTTGATTAAAGTTGACTATGTTTAg